The following are encoded together in the Cololabis saira isolate AMF1-May2022 chromosome 5, fColSai1.1, whole genome shotgun sequence genome:
- the roraa gene encoding nuclear receptor ROR-alpha A isoform X2, translating into MPAVQRGISVTKKTHTSQIEIIPCKICGDKSSGIHYGVITCEGCKGFFRRSQQSNAAYSCPRQKNCLIDRTSRNRCQHCRLQKCLAVGMSRDAVKFGRMSKKQRDSLYAEVQKHRLQQQQRDHQQQPGEAEPLTPSYGLSANGLTELHDDLSGYMDGHTPDGTKPDSAVSSFYLDIQPSPDQSGLDINGIKPEPICDFAPGSGFFPYCSFTNGETSPTVSMAELEHLAQNISKSHMETCQYLREELQQMTWQAFLQEEVESYQSKPREVMWQLCAIKITEAIQYVVEFAKRIDGFMELCQNDQIVLLKAGSLEVVFVRMCRAFDSQNNTVYFDGKYAGPDVFKSLGCDDLISSIFEFGKNLCSMHLSEDEIALFSAFVLMSADRSWLQEKVKVEKLQQKIQLALQHVLQKNHREDGILTKLICKVSTLRALCSRHTEKLTAFKAIYPDIVRAHFPPLYKELFGSDFEQSMPVDG; encoded by the exons CTCAAATCGAAATAATTCCCTGCAAGATCTGTGGAGACAAATCATCAGGCATCCATTACGGCGTTATAACATGTGAGGGCTGTAAG GGCTTCTTCAGGAGGAGTCAGCAGAGCAATGCCGCGTACTCCTGCCCCCGTCAGAAAAACTGCTTGATCGATCGCACCAGCCGCAACCGCTGCCAGCACTGCAGGCTGCAGAAGTGTCTGGCAGTGGGAATGTCACGAGATG CGGTGAAGTTTGGTCGGATGTCGAAGAAGCAGCGAGACAGCCTGTACGCTGAGGTGCAGAAGcaccggctgcagcagcagcagcgggaccaccagcagcagcccggGGAGGCGGAGCCGCTCACGCCCAGCTACGGCCTCTCGGCCAACGGCCTCACGGAGCTCCACGACGACCTCAGCGGCTACATGGACGGCCACACCCCCGACGGCACCAAACCGGACTCGGCGGTCAGCAGCTTCTACCTGGACATCCAGCCGTCTCCCGACCAGTCGGGCCTGGACATCAACGGCATCAAGCCGGAGCCCATCTGCGACTTCGCCCCCGGCTCCGGCTTCTTCCCTTACTGCTCGTTCACCAACGGAGAGACCTCTCCGACCGTGTCTATGGCTGAACTAG AGCACCTGGCCCAGAACATCTCCAAGTCGCACATGGAGACGTGTCAGTACTtgagagaggagctgcagcagatGACCTGGCAGGCCTTCCTgcaagaggaggtggagagctACCAGAGCAAG CCCCGGGAAGTCATGTGGCAGCTGTGCGCTATCAAAATAACGGAGGCCATTCAGTATGTGGTGGAGTTCGCCAAGCGCATCGACGGCTTCATGGAGCTGTGTCAGAACGATCAGATAGTGCTGCTGAAAGCAG GCTCTCTGGAAGTCGTGTTTGTCAGAATGTGCCGTGCCTTTGACTCGCAAAACAACACAGTCTATTTTGATGGAAAATATGCTGGACCCGACGTGTTCAAGTCATTAG GCTGTGACGACTTGATCAGCTCCATCTTCGAGTTTGGGAAAAACTTGTGTTCTATGCACCTGTCTGAGGATGAGATCGCCCTGTTCTCTGCCTTCGTGTTGATGTCTGCTG ACCGGTCCTGGCTGCAGGAGAAGGTGAAGGTGGAGAAACTCCAGCAGAAAATCCAACTGGCTCTGCAGCACGTCTTGCAGAAGAACCACAGAGAGGACGGTATACTCACAAAG TTGATATGCAAAGTGTCGACACTGCGAGCGCTGTGCAGTAGGCATACAGAGAAGCTCACAGCTTTCAAAGCAATATACCCAGACATTGTGCGTGCCCACTTCCCCCCCTTATACAAGGAGCTGTTTGGATCAGACTTTGAGCAGTCCATGCCCGTTGACGGGTAG
- the roraa gene encoding nuclear receptor ROR-alpha A isoform X3: MMYFVISAMKAQIEIIPCKICGDKSSGIHYGVITCEGCKGFFRRSQQSNAAYSCPRQKNCLIDRTSRNRCQHCRLQKCLAVGMSRDAVKFGRMSKKQRDSLYAEVQKHRLQQQQRDHQQQPGEAEPLTPSYGLSANGLTELHDDLSGYMDGHTPDGTKPDSAVSSFYLDIQPSPDQSGLDINGIKPEPICDFAPGSGFFPYCSFTNGETSPTVSMAELEHLAQNISKSHMETCQYLREELQQMTWQAFLQEEVESYQSKPREVMWQLCAIKITEAIQYVVEFAKRIDGFMELCQNDQIVLLKAGSLEVVFVRMCRAFDSQNNTVYFDGKYAGPDVFKSLGCDDLISSIFEFGKNLCSMHLSEDEIALFSAFVLMSADRSWLQEKVKVEKLQQKIQLALQHVLQKNHREDGILTKLICKVSTLRALCSRHTEKLTAFKAIYPDIVRAHFPPLYKELFGSDFEQSMPVDG, from the exons CTCAAATCGAAATAATTCCCTGCAAGATCTGTGGAGACAAATCATCAGGCATCCATTACGGCGTTATAACATGTGAGGGCTGTAAG GGCTTCTTCAGGAGGAGTCAGCAGAGCAATGCCGCGTACTCCTGCCCCCGTCAGAAAAACTGCTTGATCGATCGCACCAGCCGCAACCGCTGCCAGCACTGCAGGCTGCAGAAGTGTCTGGCAGTGGGAATGTCACGAGATG CGGTGAAGTTTGGTCGGATGTCGAAGAAGCAGCGAGACAGCCTGTACGCTGAGGTGCAGAAGcaccggctgcagcagcagcagcgggaccaccagcagcagcccggGGAGGCGGAGCCGCTCACGCCCAGCTACGGCCTCTCGGCCAACGGCCTCACGGAGCTCCACGACGACCTCAGCGGCTACATGGACGGCCACACCCCCGACGGCACCAAACCGGACTCGGCGGTCAGCAGCTTCTACCTGGACATCCAGCCGTCTCCCGACCAGTCGGGCCTGGACATCAACGGCATCAAGCCGGAGCCCATCTGCGACTTCGCCCCCGGCTCCGGCTTCTTCCCTTACTGCTCGTTCACCAACGGAGAGACCTCTCCGACCGTGTCTATGGCTGAACTAG AGCACCTGGCCCAGAACATCTCCAAGTCGCACATGGAGACGTGTCAGTACTtgagagaggagctgcagcagatGACCTGGCAGGCCTTCCTgcaagaggaggtggagagctACCAGAGCAAG CCCCGGGAAGTCATGTGGCAGCTGTGCGCTATCAAAATAACGGAGGCCATTCAGTATGTGGTGGAGTTCGCCAAGCGCATCGACGGCTTCATGGAGCTGTGTCAGAACGATCAGATAGTGCTGCTGAAAGCAG GCTCTCTGGAAGTCGTGTTTGTCAGAATGTGCCGTGCCTTTGACTCGCAAAACAACACAGTCTATTTTGATGGAAAATATGCTGGACCCGACGTGTTCAAGTCATTAG GCTGTGACGACTTGATCAGCTCCATCTTCGAGTTTGGGAAAAACTTGTGTTCTATGCACCTGTCTGAGGATGAGATCGCCCTGTTCTCTGCCTTCGTGTTGATGTCTGCTG ACCGGTCCTGGCTGCAGGAGAAGGTGAAGGTGGAGAAACTCCAGCAGAAAATCCAACTGGCTCTGCAGCACGTCTTGCAGAAGAACCACAGAGAGGACGGTATACTCACAAAG TTGATATGCAAAGTGTCGACACTGCGAGCGCTGTGCAGTAGGCATACAGAGAAGCTCACAGCTTTCAAAGCAATATACCCAGACATTGTGCGTGCCCACTTCCCCCCCTTATACAAGGAGCTGTTTGGATCAGACTTTGAGCAGTCCATGCCCGTTGACGGGTAG